The Pseudomonadota bacterium genome has a window encoding:
- a CDS encoding RNA polymerase sigma factor RpoD, producing MDREQQQSRLKLLIAKGKEQGFLTYSEVNDHLPEDIVDPEQIEDIVNMINDMGITVHEQAPDMDTLVLSDGNVSSDDDDTEEAVATLASVDSDFGRTTDPVRMYMREMGSVELLTRAGEIKIAKRIDDGLRQVRLALADFPGTISELLARFDLVQAGEGRLNDLVTGFVDPAELDDDAPVIPANGNNGGTQAEEATPSAEDSDSADDDDDDASTSEPEDTGPDPEEMKARLTELAVLHDKFIATIPKGDSGKPKGLKLRAEMAECFMEFKHASPFMDELVSLMRDVVESIRSQERVIMELCVKQSGMPRKEFITSFPDNETDTKWVDRQIKKNGKYASALEGHRDDVIRAQNRLIAIEKAVGVQISEIKEINRRMSIGEAKARRAKKEMVEANLRLVISIAKKYTNRGLQFLDLIQEGNIGLMKAVDKFEYRRGYKFSTYATWWIRQAITRSIADQARTIRIPVHMIETINKLNRISRQMLQEMGREPTPEELSERMEMPEDKVRKVLKIAKEPISMETPIGDDEDSHLGDFIEDSTVLSPIDAATTEGLREATRSVLGSLTPREAKVLRMRFGIDMNTDHTLEEVGKQFDVTRERIRQIEAKALRKLRHPARSEQLRSFLDLE from the coding sequence ATGGACCGAGAACAGCAGCAATCAAGACTCAAGTTACTGATCGCTAAAGGAAAAGAGCAAGGCTTCTTAACCTATAGCGAGGTTAACGACCATTTGCCCGAAGACATCGTCGATCCCGAGCAGATCGAGGATATCGTCAACATGATCAATGACATGGGAATCACGGTGCACGAACAGGCGCCGGATATGGATACCCTGGTTCTCTCCGACGGCAATGTCAGTAGCGACGATGATGACACCGAGGAGGCGGTCGCCACCCTGGCTTCTGTCGACAGCGATTTCGGTCGCACCACCGACCCCGTGCGCATGTATATGCGCGAGATGGGATCCGTCGAACTGCTGACTCGCGCTGGCGAGATCAAGATCGCCAAGCGCATCGACGATGGGCTGCGCCAAGTCCGGCTTGCCCTGGCGGATTTCCCGGGCACTATCTCGGAATTGCTGGCGCGCTTTGATCTGGTCCAAGCGGGAGAAGGCCGTCTCAACGATCTTGTCACCGGTTTTGTCGACCCTGCCGAACTCGACGACGACGCCCCCGTTATCCCCGCCAACGGCAACAACGGCGGCACCCAGGCTGAAGAGGCGACTCCCAGCGCTGAGGATTCCGACTCCGCTGATGATGATGACGATGACGCTTCAACATCAGAGCCAGAGGATACGGGTCCCGATCCGGAGGAGATGAAAGCACGGCTGACCGAACTTGCAGTCCTGCACGATAAGTTCATTGCAACCATCCCGAAAGGCGACTCCGGCAAACCGAAAGGGCTCAAGCTGCGCGCCGAGATGGCCGAGTGTTTCATGGAGTTCAAGCATGCCTCCCCGTTCATGGACGAGTTGGTATCGCTGATGCGCGACGTGGTCGAAAGCATCCGCAGTCAGGAACGAGTCATCATGGAACTCTGCGTCAAACAGTCTGGTATGCCGCGCAAGGAGTTCATCACCAGCTTCCCGGATAACGAGACCGATACCAAGTGGGTCGATCGTCAGATCAAAAAGAACGGAAAATACGCCAGCGCTTTGGAAGGACATCGCGACGATGTGATCCGTGCGCAAAACAGGCTGATCGCCATCGAAAAGGCGGTTGGCGTGCAAATCAGCGAGATCAAGGAGATCAATCGCCGTATGTCAATCGGCGAGGCTAAAGCGCGTCGCGCCAAAAAGGAGATGGTCGAAGCCAACCTTCGCTTGGTGATCTCCATCGCCAAGAAATACACCAACCGCGGATTGCAGTTCCTGGATCTTATTCAGGAGGGAAACATCGGCCTGATGAAGGCGGTGGACAAGTTCGAATATCGCCGCGGCTACAAGTTTTCAACCTACGCCACCTGGTGGATACGCCAGGCGATCACCCGCTCTATTGCCGATCAGGCGCGCACCATTCGCATCCCGGTACACATGATCGAGACTATCAACAAGCTCAATCGCATCTCGCGCCAGATGCTGCAGGAGATGGGCCGTGAGCCCACGCCTGAAGAACTCTCCGAACGCATGGAGATGCCTGAGGACAAGGTGCGCAAGGTGCTGAAAATCGCCAAAGAACCGATCTCCATGGAAACACCGATCGGTGATGACGAGGACTCGCATCTGGGCGATTTTATCGAGGACTCCACGGTCCTCTCACCCATAGACGCCGCGACCACCGAGGGGCTGCGCGAGGCGACTCGCTCGGTGTTGGGCAGCCTCACCCCGCGCGAGGCGAAGGTGCTGCGCATGCGTTTCGGCATCGACATGAATACCGACCACACACTGGAAGAGGTGGGCAAACAGTTCGACGTTACCCGCGAACGCATTCGCCAGATCGAAGCCAAGGCGCTGCGCAAACTGCGCCATCCGGCGCGTTCGGAGCAGCTGCGCAGTTTCCTCGATCTGGAATAG
- a CDS encoding efflux RND transporter periplasmic adaptor subunit — translation MAIAQTALRYCLGIAICLGAGATLSACSPPAENGKTTAKSVRPPHLVATAPVLRGAGRYTTVRTGTLRARRTVRIFNQEEGRITQVTSFEGDTVPVGAPLILMDDALLRAQLDKAAATRRQAEQEIRRLRELERRNLATDEGLTRASTTLEVAQAEEVLLRTRIGYTRILAPFEGVVTERLVEPGDVVPRYSHLATLSDPSSLVTDVPVSELLIPYLKEGDAVEVRIDALADVGNSGRIQRIYPNIDPKTRTGTVEIALDPVPAGARPGQLCRVTLTLPAIERKLIPFAAVRHDAAGEYVYVLGDNEKVKRQPVRSGLIFGDQIAVLDGLSEGEQIVVKGFLGLSDGKSVKRVTEPTPGAKQPQPDKSMEQASGQ, via the coding sequence ATGGCTATAGCCCAAACTGCGCTTCGATACTGCCTAGGCATCGCTATCTGCCTGGGCGCGGGCGCAACATTGTCCGCTTGCTCCCCTCCCGCGGAAAACGGCAAAACCACCGCCAAGTCAGTGCGGCCGCCGCATCTCGTCGCTACAGCGCCGGTACTGCGTGGCGCAGGGCGCTACACCACGGTGCGCACAGGCACGCTGCGGGCGCGACGCACGGTACGCATCTTCAACCAGGAGGAGGGCCGTATTACCCAGGTCACTTCCTTCGAGGGTGATACAGTGCCTGTCGGCGCCCCCCTGATCCTGATGGACGACGCGTTGCTCAGGGCTCAGCTCGATAAGGCCGCCGCCACCCGGCGTCAAGCCGAGCAGGAGATTCGTCGCTTGCGGGAACTGGAACGGCGCAATCTGGCAACCGACGAGGGACTGACGCGCGCCAGCACAACGCTGGAGGTCGCGCAGGCCGAGGAGGTCCTGCTGCGCACGCGCATCGGCTATACGCGCATACTGGCCCCCTTCGAAGGCGTCGTCACCGAGCGCCTGGTCGAACCTGGCGACGTCGTACCGCGCTACAGTCATCTCGCTACTCTGAGCGACCCTTCATCCCTGGTCACCGACGTCCCGGTATCTGAGCTGCTGATCCCGTATCTCAAGGAGGGTGATGCGGTTGAGGTACGCATCGATGCCCTCGCAGATGTCGGTAATTCCGGGCGCATTCAACGTATCTACCCCAACATCGACCCCAAGACCCGCACCGGTACGGTAGAAATCGCCCTGGACCCGGTGCCTGCGGGCGCCCGTCCCGGGCAACTGTGTCGTGTCACGCTGACCCTCCCCGCCATCGAACGCAAACTGATCCCCTTCGCCGCGGTGCGCCACGATGCCGCGGGCGAATACGTCTACGTGCTGGGGGACAACGAAAAGGTGAAACGTCAGCCGGTGCGCAGCGGTCTGATCTTTGGTGATCAGATCGCGGTCCTGGACGGGCTCAGCGAAGGGGAGCAGATCGTTGTAAAGGGATTCCTGGGGTTGAGCGATGGAAAATCGGTAAAGCGTGTCACCGAACCAACCCCGGGTGCCAAGCAACCCCAACCCGACAAGAGCATGGAGCAGGCAAGTGGCCAATAG
- a CDS encoding AcrB/AcrD/AcrF family protein: protein MIALALVVLGAVSLQRLTVDLLPKIIYPSIGVRIIDPGVPATIMEDVITRQLEEQLAITEDAISVESTTTEGRSALELNFPYGTDIDTALRDASSRLDRAKRFLPDTIEPPVVFKRDPSQIPAIEYVVRSPLRDPVELSTWVDDVFAKWFLNLPGVAAIEVGGGIEREIQVLPDIKRLAALGLDYDDLINALRQGNLDEAAGRLDMQRQTFPGRTRGRFTSLEQIAQLPIQLADGGVIRLEDVASVVDSHEQQRLYIRVNGVQGIKLSVQKQPTANTVTVVDAVEARLAWLREQRVIPDDVEVYKVEDESLFIRNALNNAWGAALAGGFLAMVVVYLFLGNLRRTLIIGSAIPIALMVTFSCMALGDLTLNVMTLGGLAVGVGMLVDSTIVMLENIVRHQRQPDFDADAATAAAAEVNSPIVASTSTNLAAILPFLFVGGLVGLLFRELIFTISAAIFASMVVALTLVPAWAARVSDNEQGRVRRTIDAGMRGLERGYGHLVDALLNHGWLRWGVVALFVAGLVSALPAFKADKQIFLPNLDDGRIYIRIVADPGVSLEELDRSVARIERLIEARPETVSVFTISGGNVFGRSQYESPNRASLKIQLVPRSERALGTEAWIQEMRRVIARERLAGVSVRIANRGIRGIRIGRGEEQISLRIQGPELAVLRQLGERVAEALRVIPGLTNVEHSGEEVTQEITITPDRDRLAVLRLDQEALGQALRIALSGLAVTDYLDGDRSFTIRLQLPAAATRNPRDLESLLLFPGEASRPAVHLGDVASVSVHAASAEIRRDNQRRITEIGAGLEEGTTLGNVRPAIEAALEGVPFPDGYTLYDAGAAEALQEGRRMTGILLPLALFLVFVVMAVQYESLRNPLVILVGVPFAAIGVALGLTLTKVPLSMPVWLGMIMLAGIVVNNAIVLVEYIDLVRARGHTLTESIIEAARLRLRPILMTTLTTVMGMLPLALGLGEGAELLQPLAVTIVSGLSFSLLVSLLFIPVCYSLFHKYSKDYTRQINNLKNTAFTEQNN from the coding sequence ATGATCGCGCTGGCCCTGGTGGTGCTGGGCGCGGTGTCGCTGCAGCGATTGACCGTCGATCTGCTGCCGAAAATCATCTACCCCAGCATCGGGGTGCGCATCATCGATCCCGGCGTTCCGGCCACCATCATGGAGGATGTCATCACCCGCCAGCTGGAGGAGCAGCTCGCGATCACCGAAGACGCGATTTCCGTGGAATCGACAACCACCGAGGGGCGCAGCGCCCTGGAGCTCAACTTCCCCTACGGCACCGACATCGACACGGCGCTGCGCGATGCCAGCTCACGCCTCGATCGCGCCAAGCGCTTTCTGCCCGATACCATCGAACCTCCTGTCGTCTTCAAGCGCGATCCCTCGCAGATTCCTGCCATCGAGTACGTGGTGCGCTCGCCGTTGCGCGATCCCGTGGAACTCTCCACCTGGGTCGACGATGTATTCGCGAAATGGTTTCTCAATCTGCCAGGCGTCGCCGCCATCGAGGTCGGCGGGGGCATTGAACGCGAGATCCAGGTGCTGCCAGACATCAAGCGCCTTGCCGCCCTGGGACTGGACTACGACGACCTGATCAACGCCCTGCGCCAGGGCAACCTCGACGAGGCTGCCGGACGGCTCGATATGCAGCGCCAGACCTTCCCCGGACGCACCCGCGGCCGTTTCACCAGTCTTGAGCAGATCGCCCAGCTACCGATACAACTGGCCGATGGCGGTGTGATCCGTCTGGAGGATGTGGCCTCCGTGGTTGACAGCCACGAACAGCAACGCCTCTACATCCGGGTCAATGGCGTGCAGGGCATCAAATTATCCGTTCAAAAGCAGCCCACCGCCAACACGGTGACCGTAGTCGACGCTGTAGAGGCACGGCTCGCCTGGCTCCGCGAGCAGCGCGTGATACCGGACGATGTCGAGGTCTACAAAGTCGAGGACGAATCCCTGTTCATCCGCAACGCCCTGAATAATGCCTGGGGCGCAGCGCTCGCCGGCGGATTTCTGGCGATGGTAGTCGTCTATCTGTTTCTCGGAAATCTGCGCCGCACGCTGATTATCGGTTCGGCGATCCCCATCGCCCTGATGGTGACCTTCTCGTGCATGGCCTTGGGCGATTTGACTCTCAACGTCATGACCCTGGGGGGACTGGCTGTGGGTGTCGGCATGCTTGTCGACAGCACCATCGTCATGCTGGAGAACATCGTGCGCCACCAGCGCCAACCGGATTTTGACGCCGATGCCGCCACTGCGGCAGCCGCAGAGGTCAATAGCCCTATCGTCGCCTCGACCAGCACCAACCTCGCGGCCATTCTGCCGTTTCTCTTCGTCGGCGGTCTGGTGGGACTGCTGTTTCGCGAACTGATATTCACCATCTCGGCGGCGATCTTCGCCTCGATGGTGGTGGCACTCACCCTGGTGCCCGCCTGGGCTGCGCGGGTTTCTGACAACGAGCAAGGCCGTGTGCGCAGGACGATCGATGCGGGCATGCGTGGGCTGGAGAGGGGTTACGGTCACCTGGTGGACGCCCTGCTCAACCACGGCTGGTTGCGCTGGGGGGTGGTGGCGCTGTTCGTCGCTGGCTTGGTATCTGCGTTGCCGGCATTCAAAGCGGACAAGCAGATTTTTCTGCCCAACCTTGACGATGGACGCATCTATATTCGCATCGTGGCCGATCCCGGCGTTTCGCTGGAAGAGCTCGATCGCAGCGTGGCACGTATTGAACGATTGATCGAAGCGCGGCCGGAGACCGTTTCGGTTTTCACCATCAGCGGTGGCAACGTCTTCGGCCGCTCCCAGTACGAATCCCCCAACCGGGCCTCGTTGAAGATCCAGCTCGTACCGCGTAGCGAGCGTGCCCTGGGAACCGAGGCGTGGATACAGGAGATGCGCCGTGTGATCGCCAGGGAGCGACTGGCCGGGGTCAGCGTGCGCATCGCCAACCGCGGTATCCGCGGTATTCGCATCGGTCGCGGCGAGGAACAGATCAGCCTGCGCATTCAGGGGCCCGAACTGGCGGTGCTGCGCCAATTGGGTGAACGTGTCGCCGAGGCGTTGCGTGTCATCCCCGGCCTGACCAACGTTGAGCACAGCGGAGAAGAGGTAACCCAGGAGATCACCATAACGCCGGACCGGGATCGTCTTGCGGTGCTGCGCCTGGACCAGGAGGCGTTGGGGCAGGCGTTGCGCATCGCACTCAGCGGATTGGCAGTCACCGATTACCTGGATGGCGATCGCAGTTTCACCATCCGCCTGCAGCTGCCCGCAGCGGCCACCCGCAATCCGCGGGATCTCGAGTCGCTGCTGCTGTTCCCCGGAGAGGCCAGCCGTCCGGCTGTACACCTTGGGGATGTCGCCAGTGTCAGCGTACATGCGGCATCCGCGGAAATCCGCCGCGACAATCAACGCCGCATCACGGAAATCGGCGCAGGACTCGAAGAAGGGACAACGTTGGGCAACGTTCGACCCGCCATCGAGGCTGCGCTGGAGGGAGTTCCCTTTCCCGACGGCTACACGTTGTACGATGCGGGCGCCGCCGAGGCCCTGCAGGAAGGACGGCGCATGACCGGAATTCTGCTCCCTCTGGCGCTGTTTCTGGTTTTTGTGGTGATGGCGGTGCAGTACGAATCGCTGCGCAACCCCCTGGTGATACTCGTGGGTGTGCCCTTCGCCGCCATTGGCGTCGCGTTGGGGCTCACCCTCACCAAGGTACCCCTCTCCATGCCGGTCTGGTTGGGGATGATCATGCTCGCCGGCATTGTGGTGAACAACGCCATCGTTCTGGTTGAGTACATCGATCTCGTACGCGCCCGTGGCCACACCCTGACCGAATCGATTATCGAAGCCGCGCGTCTGCGGTTGCGCCCTATCCTGATGACCACACTGACCACCGTGATGGGCATGCTGCCGCTTGCCTTAGGGTTGGGCGAAGGCGCCGAGTTGCTCCAGCCACTCGCTGTGACGATCGTTTCAGGACTGAGTTTCTCTCTGCTCGTGTCCCTGCTGTTCATTCCGGTGTGCTACTCCCTGTTTCACAAGTACTCGAAGGATTACACCCGACAAATCAATAATTTAAAAAATACTGCATTTACAGAACAGAATAATTGA
- a CDS encoding TIGR00153 family protein, whose amino-acid sequence MASNYFSRLFGKSPVSPLQRHMEKVCACVEELIPYFEAVLAEDWPAVEERYNLISQREEEADTLKKELRLQLPKGMMLPVSRRDLLEVLTMQDKIANKAKDIAGIILGRKMVIPPSVAGLMREFVQRSVDAASQAQRAINELDELVETGFRGHEVDIVESMLKELDRVESDTDTIQIQVRAELYKIEDTWPPVKVMFLYQIIDWIGDLGDRAQRVGSRLQLMLAR is encoded by the coding sequence ATGGCCTCCAACTACTTTAGTCGACTGTTCGGCAAATCGCCCGTCAGCCCGCTGCAGCGCCATATGGAGAAAGTGTGCGCCTGCGTCGAAGAGCTGATTCCCTATTTTGAAGCCGTGCTGGCTGAGGACTGGCCCGCCGTCGAAGAACGCTACAACCTGATCTCCCAACGCGAAGAAGAGGCCGACACGCTTAAAAAGGAGCTGCGTCTGCAGCTGCCCAAAGGGATGATGCTGCCGGTATCACGCCGCGACCTGCTGGAAGTGCTCACGATGCAGGACAAGATCGCCAATAAAGCCAAAGACATCGCGGGGATAATTTTGGGTCGCAAGATGGTGATACCGCCCTCCGTGGCGGGACTGATGCGCGAGTTCGTGCAACGTTCGGTTGACGCGGCCTCCCAGGCCCAGCGCGCCATCAACGAACTCGACGAACTGGTCGAAACCGGCTTCCGCGGTCATGAGGTGGACATTGTCGAATCCATGCTCAAAGAGCTCGATCGCGTCGAGAGCGACACCGACACGATCCAGATCCAGGTGCGCGCCGAGCTGTACAAGATCGAGGATACCTGGCCGCCGGTAAAGGTGATGTTCCTCTATCAGATCATCGACTGGATTGGCGATCTGGGCGACCGCGCGCAACGCGTGGGTAGTCGTCTCCAACTCATGCTGGCACGCTGA
- a CDS encoding anion permease, whose protein sequence is MEHDVALLVLAGVFGLFMAWGIGANDVANAMGTSVGSKAVTIRQAVIIAAVFEFAGAFLAGGQVTATIRQSIVDASLFVDQPELLVFGMLAALLAAGIWLLVATRFGWPVSTTHSIVGAVVGFAAVGVGIEAVKWGKIISIAMSWVISPLMAGTIAFLLFTSVQRLILETEDPLRNARRYAPGYIFLVGFVIALVTLLKGLKHIGLHLSSAESYTLAVVVGVAVAIVGHIAIKRLKIDPSADRAFHFTNVEKVFGVLMIVTACAMAFAHGSNDVANAIGPVAAVVSIIQSGQVGSEARLSTWILLLGGGGIVLGLITYGQRVIATMGSGITDLTPSRGFAATLAAAITVVLASGTGLPISTTHTLVGGVLGVGMARGIGALNMRVVRMIFMSWIVTLPAGAILAVLFFYILKGIFS, encoded by the coding sequence ATGGAACACGATGTCGCTCTTCTTGTCCTCGCAGGAGTATTCGGCTTGTTCATGGCCTGGGGCATTGGCGCCAATGATGTCGCCAACGCCATGGGCACCTCGGTGGGTTCCAAGGCGGTCACTATCAGGCAGGCCGTGATCATTGCCGCCGTATTCGAATTCGCGGGGGCGTTTCTCGCCGGCGGGCAGGTCACCGCCACCATCCGCCAGAGTATCGTCGATGCCAGCCTGTTCGTTGACCAACCCGAATTATTGGTCTTCGGCATGCTGGCTGCGCTGTTGGCAGCGGGCATCTGGTTACTGGTGGCCACGCGTTTCGGATGGCCCGTTTCCACGACCCACTCCATTGTCGGCGCGGTGGTGGGGTTTGCAGCGGTCGGAGTAGGTATCGAGGCGGTTAAATGGGGGAAGATCATCTCCATCGCCATGAGCTGGGTGATCTCGCCGCTGATGGCGGGAACCATCGCCTTTCTGCTCTTCACCAGCGTGCAACGCCTGATACTGGAAACCGAAGACCCGCTGCGCAACGCCCGTCGATACGCGCCCGGTTACATCTTTCTGGTCGGATTCGTCATTGCCCTGGTGACCCTGCTCAAGGGACTCAAGCACATCGGCTTGCACCTTTCGAGTGCCGAGTCCTATACCCTGGCTGTGGTAGTGGGTGTTGCCGTCGCTATCGTCGGTCACATCGCGATCAAGCGCCTGAAGATCGATCCCAGCGCGGATCGCGCGTTTCACTTCACCAATGTCGAGAAGGTATTCGGCGTGCTGATGATAGTCACGGCCTGCGCCATGGCTTTTGCTCACGGTTCCAACGATGTTGCCAATGCCATCGGCCCGGTGGCAGCGGTGGTGAGCATCATTCAAAGCGGGCAAGTGGGCTCGGAGGCCAGGCTCAGCACCTGGATACTGCTGCTCGGCGGGGGCGGCATCGTGCTGGGGCTCATCACCTACGGTCAGCGCGTCATCGCTACAATGGGTAGCGGCATTACCGATCTCACCCCAAGCCGTGGATTTGCTGCCACCTTGGCCGCGGCCATCACCGTCGTCTTGGCTTCAGGTACAGGGCTTCCCATCTCCACCACGCACACCCTGGTGGGGGGCGTACTGGGCGTCGGCATGGCCCGCGGAATCGGGGCGCTCAATATGCGGGTAGTACGCATGATCTTCATGTCGTGGATCGTGACTTTGCCGGCCGGCGCCATCCTGGCGGTGCTCTTCTTTTACATCCTCAAGGGGATATTCAGCTAG
- a CDS encoding response regulator: MMTRVLIVEDEAAIGAMTALALEQAGLEVDEADNATLAREKINDRLPDLILLDGMLPVSADWSLSGACVVKG, translated from the coding sequence ATGATGACTCGGGTCTTGATCGTCGAAGACGAAGCAGCCATAGGCGCCATGACCGCTCTCGCCCTGGAACAGGCGGGGCTCGAAGTTGACGAAGCCGATAATGCCACGTTGGCGCGGGAGAAGATCAATGACCGGCTCCCCGATCTGATTCTTCTGGATGGGATGCTGCCGGTGTCAGCGGACTGGAGTTTGTCCGGCGCCTGCGTCGTGAAGGGCTGA
- the tatC gene encoding twin-arginine translocase subunit TatC — MSKKSTPPEKEPETEQPFLSHLVELRDRLMRALIGVFIVFIGVYPFANEIYTFVAGPLLRHLPEGSTMIAIDVATPFLTPFKLAMVGAIFITMPWILYQMWSFVAPGLYLHEKRLIVPLLATSSVLFYLGIAFAYFVVFPLVFAFMTSVAPVGVEMMTDINRYLDFVLTIFFAFGVAFEVPIATIVLVWTGATTRKSLLAKRPYIIVGAFVIGMLLTPPDVISQTLLALPMWVLFELGVLFARFYEPKEADDASEEEPDDDLSPDAVVDTGVVEDLDAANHPRNRKDLAEELARAEGREPTAEDEKRYTQVGIEDELNELGDMGSDAADVKKGPTEEGNR; from the coding sequence ATGAGCAAGAAGTCAACGCCGCCGGAGAAAGAACCGGAAACCGAGCAACCTTTCCTCTCCCACCTGGTGGAGCTGCGTGATCGTTTGATGCGTGCGCTGATCGGCGTTTTCATCGTCTTTATCGGCGTTTACCCTTTCGCCAACGAGATCTACACGTTCGTCGCGGGCCCGCTGCTCCGACATCTGCCCGAAGGCAGCACCATGATCGCCATCGACGTGGCGACCCCGTTTCTAACGCCGTTCAAGCTCGCCATGGTGGGGGCGATCTTCATCACCATGCCGTGGATTCTTTACCAGATGTGGTCTTTCGTGGCGCCTGGCCTCTATCTCCACGAAAAACGTCTGATTGTGCCGTTGCTGGCAACCAGCTCGGTTCTGTTCTACCTCGGCATCGCGTTCGCATACTTTGTCGTCTTCCCGCTGGTTTTTGCGTTCATGACCAGCGTGGCGCCGGTGGGCGTCGAGATGATGACCGATATCAACCGCTATCTCGACTTTGTGCTCACCATTTTCTTCGCGTTCGGCGTGGCCTTCGAGGTTCCCATCGCCACCATCGTGCTGGTGTGGACGGGCGCAACGACCCGCAAAAGCCTGTTGGCCAAGCGACCCTACATCATTGTCGGTGCCTTCGTGATCGGGATGCTGCTGACGCCGCCCGATGTTATCTCGCAGACCTTGCTGGCATTGCCCATGTGGGTGCTGTTCGAACTGGGTGTGCTGTTCGCGCGCTTCTACGAACCCAAGGAGGCCGATGACGCGAGTGAGGAAGAGCCCGATGACGACCTTTCACCGGATGCGGTAGTCGATACCGGCGTGGTGGAGGATCTCGATGCAGCCAACCATCCCCGAAATCGTAAGGATTTGGCCGAGGAGTTGGCGCGTGCCGAGGGCCGCGAGCCGACCGCGGAAGATGAAAAACGCTACACTCAGGTGGGCATCGAAGATGAGCTGAACGAACTCGGAGACATGGGCAGTGATGCTGCGGATGTCAAAAAGGGCCCCACGGAAGAGGGCAATCGTTAG
- the tatB gene encoding twin-arginine translocase subunit TatB, protein MFDVGFWELSLIFIVALIVLGPERLPRAARTVGLWAGKARQVLSSVKADIDRELKAEELKAMMDKRADMPELQDFVQETSKTIDFDGDPGPEKGLDEAPSSETETTAKPKSASDPIE, encoded by the coding sequence ATGTTCGATGTCGGCTTTTGGGAGCTTTCCCTCATTTTTATAGTGGCGCTGATTGTACTCGGCCCGGAGCGCCTGCCGCGTGCGGCGCGCACCGTGGGTCTGTGGGCGGGCAAGGCGCGCCAGGTGCTCTCCTCGGTCAAGGCCGATATTGACCGTGAACTCAAAGCCGAAGAGCTCAAAGCGATGATGGACAAACGTGCCGACATGCCCGAGTTGCAGGACTTTGTTCAAGAGACCAGCAAGACCATCGACTTTGACGGTGATCCCGGGCCCGAAAAGGGGCTGGACGAGGCGCCATCGTCGGAAACCGAAACAACCGCCAAGCCCAAATCCGCTTCCGATCCGATCGAATGA
- a CDS encoding Sec-independent protein translocase subunit TatA: MGGISIWQLLIVLVIVLLLFGTKKLRNLGGDLGSSIKSFRKAVKEGEEASKENDAEKLEQTEDTAEETVESKDKDRA; this comes from the coding sequence ATGGGCGGCATCAGTATTTGGCAGTTACTCATCGTTCTGGTAATCGTGCTGTTGTTATTTGGCACCAAGAAGCTGCGCAATCTGGGCGGTGACCTGGGTTCCTCCATCAAGAGCTTCCGTAAAGCGGTCAAAGAGGGCGAGGAAGCCAGCAAGGAGAACGACGCGGAAAAGCTGGAACAGACCGAAGACACTGCCGAAGAAACGGTGGAGTCAAAAGACAAGGATCGCGCCTGA
- a CDS encoding phosphoribosyl-ATP diphosphatase: MADILEKLAEVLEQRKGADPGSSYVAKLYDQGLDAILKKIGEEATETVLAAKDGDRVAIVYETADLWFHSLVMLAHLGVGPAEVLAELERRMGLSGLVEKARRSSDESG, from the coding sequence ATGGCGGATATCCTGGAAAAACTGGCCGAGGTGCTCGAGCAGCGTAAGGGTGCCGATCCCGGAAGTTCCTACGTCGCCAAACTCTACGACCAGGGACTCGACGCCATTCTCAAGAAGATTGGTGAAGAGGCCACGGAAACGGTCCTGGCCGCTAAAGATGGAGATCGGGTAGCGATCGTTTATGAAACGGCCGATTTGTGGTTTCATAGCTTGGTTATGCTTGCCCATCTGGGTGTCGGGCCCGCGGAGGTGCTTGCCGAGCTGGAGCGCCGCATGGGTTTGTCCGGGCTGGTGGAGAAGGCACGGCGCAGTTCCGACGAAAGCGGCTGA